From a region of the Sesamum indicum cultivar Zhongzhi No. 13 linkage group LG3, S_indicum_v1.0, whole genome shotgun sequence genome:
- the LOC105157316 gene encoding protein STICHEL-like 2, whose amino-acid sequence MDGRRHSVDVPISRTLVALRRVRSLRDPSTNSMSKFSALVDNVNWETNSINGITLGFENSFRRGTTDNNVPGCRREEEQHVSDHELYYGSRHCNPRLVSPETIGGTVGNAGSTPQRSFHVGGSGSHPVNLDMGCNEKTLSERHCKDYDDKGLEFTRVTASGDCIEGSGSCNEPDEIPKLAEKRRRGGSKCKIWHRKLEGLSRVTAGDVSSRASSPCLSIPEATKERSSQGMSLYRNEDVSLMESCHQGCGIGSCWSRTAKFREPSILADVEEQPLLLENAGQVLATRESMDWKHNREGVSPYMGSPRNLCQKFMPKSFGELVGQNTVATSLLSAISSRQISSLYLFHGPRGTGKTSASRIFAAALNCLSPEITGQCGLCQECISFFSGKSRDVKEVDSVRINRIQRCGSFIKNAGASPVSSRFKVYVFEECHLLHRETWAIILNGLEGLPQHVVFIMVTPYLDKLPHSAVSKSQRYLFQKVKEADISSRLRKICVQEGLDFDEDALNFIANKSNGSLRDADMMLDQLSLLGKKITVPLVYEVNGVVSDDELLDLLYLALSSDASNTVKRARELMRSRIDPLQLIAQLANLIMDILAGKCPDGVSEVRRKLFGTDNSEADMQQLSHALKVLSDTEKQLRMSKNQTTWLTVALLQLSSPGSLRDVSDARLSMKTLHPQDGDFHSRSSTGESLKLPIAFACEDVGSRKIGTQDDKEILELIWMRAIGMCTSSSLKKFLLKRGKLVSIHLSQGIAVAELEFDHPDYVSKAEKSWKMIAGALQHMLGHNVELRINLACNASNKDVKFKKPYFSLFSCSRRVHLRSQFSAESTSNASETSDSTPTAVITRDKYVETCSSDWTSQVSHTCCRGKELFRTIRSNNGNALSIGVSTRNDFLQDSTARGDQSGAYPLTKQIDKGCPNSVSFKPESKPGSRKEHSKFHCWRTAMFPFRKAWQLRHHQPRSECLVEYALHCAAAN is encoded by the exons ATGGATGGCCGGCGGCATTCTGTTGATGTTCCTATATCAAGAACACTGGTAGCACTCAGGAGAGTGAGGTCTCTTAGGGATCCATCTACCAACTCTATGAGCAAATTTTCTGCCTTGGTTGACAATGTGAACTGGGAAACAAATTCCATCAATGGGATCACTTTAGGATTTGAAAATAGTTTCCGCAGAGGCACAACTGATAACAATGTCCCAGGATGTAGAAGGGAGGAGGAGCAACATGTGAGTGACCACGAATTATATTATGGTTCAAGACATTGTAATCCAAGGTTGGTTTCTCCTGAAACAATTGGGGGCACGGTTGGAAACGCAGGTTCTACACCTCAAAGGTCATTTCATGTTGGAGGCTCGGGTTCACATCCCGTTAACCTGGACATGGGGTGTAATGAGAAAACATTGAGTGAGCGACATTGCAAAGATTATGATGATAAAGGATTGGAATTCACCCGTGTGACAGCTTCGGGTGACTGCATCGAGGGTTCAGGTTCCTGCAACGAACCAGATGAGATACCAAAGCTAGCTGAAAAGAGGCGTCGTGGTGGgtcaaaatgcaaaatctgGCATCGGAAGCTTGAAGGATTGTCTAGAGTAACAGCTGGTGATGTTTCGAGCCGTGCATCAAGTCCATGCTTGTCTATTCCTGAAGCTACAAAGGAACGTTCAAGTCAGGGAATGTCATTGTATAGAAATGAAGACGTTAGTTTGATGGAGTCTTGTCATCAAGGATGCGGAATAGGTAGCTGCTGGTCAAGAACTGCCAAATTTAGAGAACCAAGTATTCTTGCTGATGTTGAGGAACAGCCTCTTTTGTTAGAGAATGCTGGCCAAGTACTGGCAACTAGGGAGAGCATGGACTGGAAGCACAATCGTGAAGGAGTTAGTCCATACATGGGAAGTCCTAGAAATCTCTGCCAAAAGTTTATGCCAAAATCATTCGGCGAATTAGTTGGGCAGAATACAGTAGCAACCTCTCTGTTGAGTGCAATCTCTAGTAGGCAGATAAGTTCCTTATATCTCTTCCATGGGCCCCGTGGAACTGGAAAAACATCTgcttcaagaatatttgctgCTGCGTTAAATTGTCTTTCTCCTGAGATTACAGGACAGTGTGGCTTGTGCCAAGAATGTATTTCGTTCTTCTCTGGAAAGAGTAGGGATGTTAAAGAAGTGGACTCAGTGAGAATCAATAGAATTCAAAGGTGTGGATCGTTTATTAAGAATGCAGGGGCTTCTCCAGTTTCCTCTCGATTTAAGGTTTATGTTTTTGAGGAGTGCCACCTGTTGCACCGAGAAACATGGGCAATTATATTGAACGGCCTTGAGGGGCTTCCTCAACATGTTGTCTTCATAATGGTCACTCCTTACCTTGATAAGCTTCCCCATAGTGCTGTATCAAAGTCTCAAAGATATCTTTTCCAAAAGGTCAAAGAAGCTGATATCAGCAGCAGGTTGCGGAAAATATGTGTTCAAGAAGGTCTTGACTTTGATGAGGATGCTTTAAACTTCATAGCAAATAAATCGAATGGTTCACTTCGGGATGCAGATATGATGCTTGATCAGCTGAGTCTGCTTGGAAAGAAGATAACTGTGCCATTGGTTTATGAAGTA AACGGAGTTGTTTCTGATGATGAATTGCTTGATTTACTATATCTTGCGTTGTCTTCCGACGCTTCAAATACAGTAAAAAGGGCCAGAGAGCTAATGAGATCAAGAATAGATCCTTTGCAGCTGATAGCACAATTGGCAAATCTCATAATGGACATTCTTGCTGGGAAATGTCCAGACGGTGTTTCTGAGGTCAGAAGGAAGCTTTTCGGAACAGATAATT CTGAAGCTGACATGCAGCAACTAAGTCACGCGCTGAAAGTACTCTCAGATACTGAGAAACAGTTGAGAATGTCAAAGAATCAGACAACATGGCTCACCGTAGCTCTTCTCCAGCTAAGCTCTCCAGGATCTTTGCGTGATGTGAGTGATGCGAGGTTGAGCATGAAAACATTACACCCACAAG ATGGTGACTTTCACAGCAGATCATCAACCGGCGAGAGTTTGAAGCTCCCTATCGCATTTGCTTGTGAGGATGTTGGATCTCGGAAAATAGGAACACAGGATGATAAGGAAATCTTGGAGTTGATCTGGATGAGAGCTATTGGAATGTGCACATCAAGTTCTCTCAAGAAATTCCTTCTAAAACGGGGAAAGTTGGTGTCTATTCATCTCTCCCAAG GTATAGCAGTGGCTGAATTGGAGTTTGATCATCCTGACTATGTATCTAAAGCAGAAAAGTCGTGGAAAATGATTGCTGGTGCACTTCAACATATGCTCGGTCATAACGTGGAACTAAGAATAAACCTTGCATGTAATGCGTCAAACAAAGACGTGAAGTTCAAGAAACCGTATTTCAGTCTTTTCAGTTGCTCACGCAGAGTGCATCTGAGGTCACAGTTTTCTGCAGAAAGTACAAGCAATGCTTCAGAAACCTCTGACTCAACTCCAACAGCAGTCATAACAAGGGACAAATATGTTGAAACGTGTTCCTCTGATTGGACGTCTCAAGTCTCACATACATGTTGCCGTGGAAAGGAGCTTTTCAGGACCATAAGAAGCAACAATGGAAATGCTTTAAGCATTGGAGTGAGTACACGCAATGACTTCTTGCAAGATAGCACCGCAAGAGGGGATCAGTCAGGAGCTTATCCATTGACCAAGCAAATTGACAAAGGTTGTCCAAATTCAGTCTCCTTCAAGCCCGAAAGTAAACCGGG GAGTCGAAAGGAGCACTCAAAATTTCATTGTTGGAGAACTGCCATGTTTCCTTTCCGCAAG GCATGGCAACTGAGGCATCATCAGCCCCGGAGCGAGTGCTTGGTCGAATACGCCCTACATTGTGCTGCTGCAAACTAG
- the LOC105157488 gene encoding uncharacterized protein LOC105157488 produces the protein MAAFELVMNLYGQSGPIMAKLFVTTLAGKAQEWFTSLPSGSIETYEQLTQKFSFHFASKRKQKRSATHLFTIRQGESEPLKKFMGTFNNETLEVQDLRIDMMVSILIHGLKKGPLASALARNPPTDVEQLMAMAQKYIDEEEMNAMKDGEWRTRLQDRGFSRTRERKEGGSSKPDKGKEPLYKPKFHNYTPLGMTRSKALMLVENADVLKWPRHTSYTPSKKFSNKYCRFYWEKGHDTEDCFQLKDEIERLVRQGYFRDYVTNESKAKHNEQRSRSRSRDRYPNNPRTDALANRDNAPVKGVINTIAGGPSARDSKRKRKQCERASYSGRGREFVLNVCEEEEISFNSKDRPHEVDQQNDPMVIKNGCRKFHST, from the coding sequence ATGGCAGCATTCGAGTTGGTGATGAACTTATATGGACAGTCTGGTCCAATTATGGCTAAATTATTCGTAACCACTCTTGCAGGTAAAGCGCAGGAATGGTTCACTAGCCTCCCAAGTGGAAGCATAGAAACTTACGAGCAATTGACGCAAAAATTCAGCTTTCATTTTGCGAGCAAGAGGAAGCAAAAAAGGTCAGCTACTCATTTATTTACCATCCGTCAAGGAGAGAGCGAGCCGCTTAAGAAATTTATGGGTACATTTAACAATGAAACGCTGGAGGTCCAAGACCTGAGAATAGACATGATGGTAAGCATATTGATTCATGGATTAAAGAAAGGACCATTAGCGTCGGCGTTAGCGCGCAACCCGCCCACAGATGTAGAGCAGTTGATGGCTATGGCACAAAAATACATAGATGAAGAGGAAATGAATGCGATGAAAGACGGGGAATGGAGAACCAGACTCCAAGATCGAGGTTTTTCAAGAACGAGGGAGCGCAAAGAGGGCGGTAGTAGTAAACCAGATAAAGGGAAGGAACCACTTTATAAGCCGAAGTTCCACAATTACACTCCGCTGGGAATGACTCGATCTAAAGCATTAATGTTGGTGGAGAACGCGGATGTGTTAAAGTGGCCTCGTCATACCAGTTATACACCTTCTAAAAAATTCTCTAACAAGTATTGCAGGTTTTATTGGGAGAAAGGTCACGACACGGAAGATTGTTTCCAATTGAAGGATGAAATCGAAAGGCTGGTCAGGCAGGGATACTTCAGGGATTATGTTACAAATGAAAGCAAGGCCAAGCATAATGAGCAAAGGAGCCGGTCAAGGAGTAGGGATCGCTATCCAAATAACCCGCGAACAGATGCGCTCGCTAACAGGGATAATGCCCCTGTGAAAGGAGTAATAAATACGATAGCCGGGGGACCAAGTGCAAGGGATTCCAAAAGGAAGAGAAAGCAATGCGAGAGAGCAAGTTACTCGGGTCGAGGTCGCGAGTTTGTCCTGAATGTGTGCGAGGAGGAAGAGATATCATTCAACAGCAAGGATAGGCCCCATGAGGTGGATCAGCAGAATGACCCTATGgtcataaaaaatggatgtCGCAAATTTCACAGTACATAA
- the LOC105157489 gene encoding uncharacterized protein LOC105157489: protein MAVSENTVSSVLVREEGRSQNPIYYVSKMLQGAEKRYFEMERLALALVVTARKLRPYFQSHKIVVLTNHPLKHVMTRPEGSGRLVKWAIELGKYDIDYRARVAQKAQVVADFMVELMGDPAEESKGKWMLHVDGSSNASNRGAGIWIQGPERIEIEVVAKLFFSVTNNEAEYEAMILGLELAHETGAKDLEVFTDFQLVAMQVEGTYETRERTMVSYKEIVQGWMGRFYSCTIQQIPRNENDEADALSKFGATMSGIRDRKITALVRERAAIGKSVYVNLVEESKSWKDEIVGYLQDGTLPSDPVRAKRIKFYAICFTIISGQLYKRTVDGPLLKCLNPERAEYVLREIQAAAAIILE, encoded by the coding sequence ATGGCAGTGTCGGAGAATACGGTGAGTTCAGTCCTGGTTCGAGAGGAAGGACGAAGCCAGAATCCTATATACTATGTTAGCAAGATGCTGCAAGGAGCGGAGAAACGATACTTCGAGATGGAGAGATTGGCACTTGCGTTGGTCGTTACCGCAAGGAAACTTCGACCTTACTTTCAGTCCCACAAGATCGTTGTGCTTACAAATCATCCATTGAAGCACGTCATGACACGTCCCGAGGGTTCTGGAAGGTTAGTGAAATGGGCAATAGAGTTGGGGAAATATGACATAGACTACCGAGCCAGGGTCGCACAAAAAGCACAAGTAGTGGCAGATTTCATGGTCGAATTAATGGGGGATCCAGCCGAGGAATCTAAGGGAAAGTGGATGCTGCATGTAGATGGGTCTTCAAACGCTAGTAACAGAGGAGCAGGAATTTGGATTCAAGGTCCTGAAAGAATCGAGATCGAAGTTGTAGCGAAGCTATTCTTTTCAGTCACCAACAACGAAGCAGAATATGAGGCCATGATCTTAGGACTGGAGCTAGCGCATGAGACAGGAGCCAAGGACTTAGAGGTATTCACAGATTTCCAATTGGTCGCTATGCAAGTAGAGGGAACTTATGAAACGCGAGAAAGGACGATGGTCTCTTACAAAGAGATCGTGCAAGGGTGGATGGGCAGGTTCTATAGCTGCACGATCCAGCAAATCCCCCGCAATGAAAATGATGAGGCAGATGCATTATCGAAGTTTGGAGCAACCATGTCTGGGATTAGAGATCGCAAAATCACAGCGTTGGTGCGAGAGAGAGCTGCGATCGGAAAGAGCGTGTACGTGAACTTAGTCGAGGAGTCCAAATCTTGGAAGGACGAGATCGTGGGATATTTGCAGGATGGTACCTTGCCTTCCGACCCTGTTCGAGCAAAGAGAATCAAATTTTATGCGATTTGTTTCACCATTATTTCAGGACAGCTATACAAGAGAACTGTGGATGGACCATTGCTGAAGTGCTTGAATCCTGAGCGAGCAGAATATGTATTGAGGGAAATACAGGCAGCTGCGGCAATTATTCTGGAGTAA
- the LOC105157317 gene encoding uncharacterized protein LOC105157317 codes for MASSEGFLTEEQREMLKIASQNAEVMSSLSLSSSPKSPGPRSPRPKSPGQNSSVLSEHHHVKAPGGGHSAMVGGVAVRHVRRSHSGKLIRVKKDGAGGKGTWGKLLDTDGESFIDRNDPNYDSGEEPYELVGSTVSDPLDEYKKAVVSLVEEYFTTGDVEVAASDLRELGSSEYHPYFIKRLVSMAMDRHDKEKEMASVLLSALYADVIMAAQISQGFFMLLESADDLAVDILDAVDVLALFIARAVVDDILPPAFITRASKMLPESSKGFQVLQTAEKSYLSAPHHAELVERRWGGSTHLSVDEVKKKIADLLREYVESGDTSEACRCIRQLGVSFFHHEVVKRALVLAMEIRTAEPLILRLLKEAADEGLISSSQMVKGFTRLAESLDDLALDIPSAKKMFQSVVPKAISEGWLDASFVKSSGKEGGKSEEKDEKLMLYKKEVVTIIHEYFLSDDIPELIRSLVDLGMPEYNSIFLKKLITLAMDRKNREKEMASVLLSALHIEIFSTEDIVNGFVMLLESAEDTALDILDASNELAFFLARAVIDDVLAPLNLDEIASMLPPKSSGSETVCMARTLTAARHAGERILRCWGGGTGWAVEDAKDKVQKLLEEYESGGVVSEACQCIRDLAMPFFNHEVVKKALVMAMEKKNDRMLELLQECFSEGLITINQMTKGFNRIKDGLDDLALDIPNAKDKFKFYVEHAREHGWLLPSFA; via the exons ATGGCTAGCAGCGAGGGGTTTCTGACGGAGGAGCAGAGGGAGATGCTGAAAATAGCTTCTCAGAATGCGGAGGTGATGTCATCATTGTCGCTATCGTCGTCTCCGAAATCTCCTGGCCCGAGGTCTCCCCGACCGAAGTCTCCCGGTCAGAATTCTTCTGTGCTGTCCGAGCACCACCATGTCAAGGCCCCGGGTGGAGGACATTCTGCTATGGTTGGGGGCGTGGCGGTCAGGCATGTGCGGCGGTCGCACTCTGGGAAACTTATCAGAGTTAAGAAGG ATGGTGCTGGCGGCAAAGGAACCTGGGGAAAATTACTCGACACAGATGGTGAATCTTTCATTGATCGAAATGATCCCAACTACGACAGTGGCGAG GAGCCTTATGAGCTTGTTGGATCAACTGTTTCTGATCCTTTGGATGAATATAAGAAAGCTGTGGTATCTCTTGTAGAGGAATACTTTACCACTGGTGATGTGGAAGTGGCTGCCTCTGATCTTAGAGAACTAGGATCAAGTGAGTATCATCCATACTTCATTAAGCGTCTTGTTTCAATGGCCATGGACAGACATGATAAAGAGAAGGAGATGGCTTCAGTCTTGCTCTCAGCCTTGTATGCTGATGTTATAATGGCAGCCCAGATTAGTCAGGGTTTTTTCATGCTACTTGAGTCTGCGGATGACCTGGCTGTGGACATTTTGGATGCTGTTGACGTGCTTGCTTTATTCATTGCTCGAGCAGTGGTAGATGACATTCTACCCCCAGCTTTCATCACCAGGGCCAGCAAAATGCTCCCAGAATCATCTAAGGGTTTTCAGGTATTGCAAACTGCTGAGAAAAGCTACCTCTCAGCACCTCATCATGCAGAGCTTGTCGAGAGACGATGGGGTGGTAGCACCCATCTCAGTGTTGATGaggtgaagaagaagattgCTGACCTTTTAAGAGAATATGTCGAAAGTGGAGATACTTCCGAAGCCTGTAGATGTATTAGACAATTAGGTGTGTCATTTTTCCATCATGAAGTTGTGAAAAGAGCTTTGGTTCTAGCAATGGAGATTCGAACTGCAGAACCTCTCATCCTGAGGCTGCTAAAGGAAGCCGCGGATGAGGGTCTAATAAGTTCAAGTCAAATGGTGAAAGGTTTTACTCGATTAGCTGAGAGCCTTGATGATCTTGCCCTTGATATTCCCTCTGCCAAAAAAATGTTCCAATCCGTTGTTCCCAAGGCAATATCTGAAGGATGGCTTGATGCATCTTTTGTAAAATCTTCAGGCAAGGAAGGGGGGAAATCAGAGGAGAAAGATGAGAAGTTGATGCTCTACAAGAAAGAAGTTGTTACCATAATTCATGAATACTTCCTCTCAGATGATATCCCTGAACTGATTCGGAGTCTGGTAGATCTAGGGATGCCTGAATATAACTCGATTTTTCTAAAGAAGCTCATCACTCTAGCCATGGACCGGAAAAACAGAGAGAAAGAAATGGCATCTGTTTTGCTCTCTGCTCTGCACATAGAGATATTCTCAACAGAAGACATAGTCAATGGTTTTGTTATGTTGTTGGAATCTGCAGAAGACACTGCACTTGACATTTTAGACGCATCAAATgaacttgcatttttcctcGCAAGGGCTGTTATAGACGATGTCCTTGCTCCTCTGAATTTGGATGAAATTGCCAGTATGCTGCCACCAAAAAGCAGTGGTAGTGAAACGGTATGTATGGCCAGAACACTTACAGCAGCACGTCATGCTGGGGAGCGGATCCTCAGGTGCTGGGGTGGTGGCACCGGCTGGGCTGTTGAGGATGCAAAGGACAAGGTTCAGAAACTTCTCGAGGAATATGAAAGCGGTGGAGTTGTTAGTGAAGCTTGCCAATGCATTCGCGATTTGGCCATGCCATTTTTCAATCATGAGGTGGTGAAGAAAGCATTAGTTATGGccatggagaagaaaaatgacagGATGCTGGAATTGTTGCAAGAATGCTTCAGTGAGGGGTTGATCACCATCAATCAGATGACCAAAGGTTTCAACAGGATCAAAGACGGGCTCGACGATCTGGCTCTTGATATCCCAAACGCAAAGGATAAGTTTAAGTTCTATGTTGAGCATGCTAGAGAGCACGGTTGGCTCCTGCCGTCATTTGCTTAG
- the LOC105157318 gene encoding UDP-N-acetylglucosamine--peptide N-acetylglucosaminyltransferase 110 kDa subunit yields the protein MSRPHPPAAVPSAEAEILAGDTSMKPPPRPIVMADLNVDPPETDAYTFSSSPSVPLPRINIDETILEKMSFTSKDAEAFDAETSQSKKVGKCRSKLMKVEYPPDCGGAETDADQNGHGVATSREEKVSSLKTGLVHVARKMPKNMHAHFVLGLMYQRMGQPQKAILAYEKAAEILLRSEEEIDRPELLSVVQLHHAQCILLESLENCSSDKELEPQELDEICSRLRESMESDVRQASVWNTLGLILLRTGRLQSAISVFSSLLEIAPDNLDGLGNLGIAYLQGGYLELSEKCLQDLVLKDQNHPAALINYAALLLCKYGSVIAGAGANADAQTSGDEVIAVDVAKECLLAAAKADPRAAHIWTNLANAYYLIGDHRTSGKCLEKAGKLDPNCLATRYAVGVHRIREAERSQNPNEQLTWAGNEMASVIREGDSILIEPPIAWAGLAMAHKAQHEIAAVFDIDPTELLEVKERAMYSLKQAIGEDPDDAVHWHQIGLHCLCTQQLKMSETYLKAAVARFNDCAYTWSNLGISLQLLEESSQAEEVYKHALSLATSRQAHAIFSNLGNFYRQLRKYASAKAMFSKALELQPGYAPAYNNLGLVFVAEGHFEEAKFCFKKAIESDPFLDAAKSNVIKVATMCKNRY from the exons ATGTCTCGGCCGCACCCGCCTGCCGCCGTTCCTTCTGCCGAAGCCGAGATTCTCGCCGGAGATACCTCCATGAAGCCACCGCCGAGACCGATTGTTATGGCTGACCTCAACGTTGACCCACCGGAAACCGACGCCTacactttttcttcttctccttccgTTCCTCTTCCGAG GATAAATATTGATGAGACAATTCTAGAAAAAATGAGCTTTACAAGTAAAGACGCTGAGGCATTTGATGCAGAGACTTCCCAGTcaaaaaaagttggaaaatgCCGTTCAAAACTTATGAAAGTGGAGTATCCTCCTGATTGCGGTGGAGCTGAAACAGATGCTGACCAAAATGGTCATGGGGTTGCCACTTCTCGTGAGGAAAAAGTTAGCAGCCTTAAAACT GGATTGGTACATGTTGCTCGAAAGATGCCAAAGAATATGCATGCACATTTCGTACTTGGCTTGATGTACCAAAGAATGGGTCAACCTCAAAAG GCAATTTTGGCATATGAAAAAGCAGCAGAGATACTACTTCGCTCTGAAGAAGAAATTGACAGACCAGAGTTACTTTCTGTTGTTCAACTTCACCATGCACAG TGTATACTCTTAGAAAGCTTGGAGAATTGTAGTTCAGACAAAGAACTTGAACCTCAAGaacttgatgaaatttgttCCAGGTTGAGGGAGTCTATGGAGTCAGATGTTAGACAGGCATCTGTTTGGAATACACTTGGTTTAATACTTCTTAGAACTGGTCGCTTGCAG AGTGCTATATCtgtattttcttctttgttggAGATTGCCCCTGACAACTTGGATGGCCTTGGAAACCTTGGAATTGCCTATCTTCAAGG TGGGTATTTGGAACTTTCAGAGAAGTGTTTGCAAGATTTGGTTCTGAAGGATCAGAATCATCCTGCAGCTTTAATCAACTATGCTGCTTTACTTTTATGTAAATATGGATCAGTTATTGCAG GCGCGGGGGCTAATGCTGATGCTCAGACTTCTGGGGATGAAGTTATAGCAGTTGATGTTGCCAAGGAATGTTTATTAGCAGCTGCAAAAGCTGACCCCAGAGCAGCTCATATTTGGACCAATCTGGCCAATGCATATTATTTGATTGGTGATCATAGAACTTCTGGAAAATGCTTGGAGAAG GCTGGAAAACTGGATCCAAATTGTTTGGCTACACGGTATGCTGTTGGTGTTCACCGTATTAGAGAGGCGGAAAGGTCCCAAAATCCCAATGAACAGCTCACTTGGGCAGGAAATGAGATGGCCTCAGTGATAAGGGAAGGAGATTCCATCCTCATTGAGCCCCCAATAGCATGGGCAGGTCTTGCTATGGCGCACAAGGCTCAACACGAGATTGCAGCAGTATTTGACATTGATCCAACGGAACTGCTAGAAGTTAAAGAACGTGCTATGTACAGTCTAAAGCAG GCGATAGGTGAAGATCCTGATGATGCTGTACACTGGCACCAAATTGGCCTTCATTGTCTTTGTACGCAGCAGCTTAAAATGTCTGAGACATATCTCAAGGCAGCAGTTGCTCGTTTTAATGACTGTGCGTACACATGGTCAAATCTTG GTATTTCACTTCAGCTTCTGGAGGAGTCTTCACAAGCTGAAGAAGTGTATAAACATGCTCTGTCATTAGCTACATCCCGACAGGCACATGCTATTTTTTCCAACCTTGGGAACTTCTATCGGCAGTTAAGAAAATATGCAAGTGCAAAAGCAATGTTTAGCAAGGCTCTCGAACTGCAGCCAGGTTATGCTCCCGCATATAATAATCTCGGTCTCGTGTTTGTAGCTGAGGGTCACTTTGAAGAAGCCAAGTTTTGCTTCAAAAAGGCGATTGAATCGGATCCATTCTTGGATGCAGCCAAATCCAACGTGATTAAAGTGGCTACCATGTGCAAAAACAGATACTAG